In Drosophila simulans strain w501 chromosome X, Prin_Dsim_3.1, whole genome shotgun sequence, one DNA window encodes the following:
- the LOC6726471 gene encoding probable RNA-binding protein CG14230, which translates to MGSTRFFLADLPTRTSESDLQSLFQDYGHVEHVDLKRKEQDGATKVIAFVTVQTDDAQYCVNELKWQKLHGEKLRVSLAKESFLDRLKREREENQRREQGEPDESEVQAPSSQLLVQSGQNKRRVFGEDEEIGDDEVAPELLITKKRAANSMHNGRIIIQQEHDVKPLHVIEQHRKPAKQKRDANVSQAEQKRKESLNKMRQGHQQKKSAIQQALSAISVEGSQAKRIKFSDAEEEEAAKPVQKDKIQKRDLFENDDDEEEEEPVVLPQHKGKKGERLVEMQSKQSIDPRFRITPHFVNEEGEEEPEDQPEPEESERKWHMNILEQVVGHTITSANDNDGKPPKNKKMLRFDPAKEGHQKLMRQKQPKEEEKEVPRTKAKDAEESNSQAPAVSKTAFYIVTDTLRDSLNTRGEGFSLLDMFGSAPEKEVAKRQDQLQKLGQEKILVGTTSANKLGLATLNPFSYDSSDSEDETEVKPKEAEPELEASKENKAQPAKKSGQKRNKNKLESFFIPRNDPRLKEGAKFFKSTKAVVDHAEYDQVRNRLKLLITKKIAKAKKSLPSKDIKMQRNKKGKS; encoded by the exons ATGGGCAGCACTCGGTTTTTCCTGGCGGATCTGCCGACCAGGACCTCGGAGTCGGACCTGCAGAGCCTGTTCCAGGACTACGGACACGTAGAGCACGTGGATCTGAAGCGCAAGGAGCAGGATGGGGCCACCAAGGTGATTGCCTTCGTCACCGTGCAGACGGATGATGCCCAGTACT GCGTCAACGAGctcaaatggcaaaagttgcACGGCGAAAAGCTAAGAGTTTCTCTGGCCAAAGAATCGTTCCTGGACCGACTGAAGCGCGAACGCGAAGAGAACCAGCGCCGGGAACAGGGCGAGCCAGACGAGTCCGAGGTGCAGGCGCCGAGCTCTCAGCTTCTGGTGCAAAGTGGCCAGAACAAGCGCAGGGTATTCGGAGAGGATGAGGAGATCGGCGATGATGAGGTCGCTCCAGAGCTGCTCATCACCAAGAAGCGCGCCGCCAATTCCATGCACAATGGCCGG ATTATCATCCAGCAGGAGCACGATGTGAAGCCACTCCATGTCATCGAGCAGCACCGCAAGCCGGCCAAACAGAAGCGGGACGCCAATGTCAGCCAGGCGGAGCAGAAGCGCAAGGAGTCGCTCAACAAGATGCGACAGGGGCACCAACAAAAGAAGTCAGCCATCCAGCAGGCGCTATCTGCGATATCAGTCGAAGGCAGCCAGGCAAAGAGGATAAAATTCAGCGacgccgaggaggaggaggcggccaaGCCCGTCCAGAAAGACAAGATACAAAAACGGGATCTGTTCGAGaacgacgacgatgaggaagaggaggagccgGTCGTCCTGCCGCAGCATAAGGGCAAGAAGGGCGAGCGTCTTGTGGAGATGCAGAGCAAACAGAGCATAGATCCCCGCTTCCGCATCACACCGCACTTTGTGAACGAGGAGGGAGAGGAGGAGCCGGAGGATCAGCCTGAGCCGGAGGAGAGTGAGCGCAAGTGGCACATGAACATTCTGGAGCAGGTTGTGGGACACACGATCACCAGTGCGAACGACAATGACGGTAAGCCGCCAAAGAACAAAAAGATGCTGCGCTTCGATCCGGCCAAGGAGGGCCATCAGAAGCTGATGCGTCAAAAGCAGcccaaggaggaggagaaggaggttCCCAGGACGAAAGCCAAGGACGCCGAGGAGAGCAACAGTCAAGCTCCAGCCGTCTCAAAGACGGCCTTCTACATTGTCACCGACACATTGAGGGATTCGCTCAACACGCGAGGAGAGGGCTTCAGCCTGCTGGACATGTTCGGCAGCGCACCGGAGAAGGAGGTGGCCAAGCGCCAGGACCAGTTGCAGAAGCTGGGTCAGGAGAAGATCCTGGTGGGCACGACGTCTGCCAATAAGCTCGGACTGGCCACTCTCAATCCGTTCTCCTACGACTCGTCCGACAGCGAAGACGAAACCGAAGTGAAGCCGAAGGAAGCGGAGCCGGAGCTTGAGGCCAGCAAGGAGAACAAGGCCCAGCCAGCGAAGAAGTCGGGTCAAAAGcggaacaaaaacaaattggagTCCTTCTTCATACCTAGAAACGATCCTCGGCTCAAGG AGGGCGCCAAGTTTTTCAAGTCCACGAAGGCGGTGGTTGACCATGCCGAATACGACCAAGTGAGGAACCGACTGAAATTGCTGATCACCAAAAAGATCGCCAAGGCGAAGAAGAGCCTGCCCAGCAAGGATATCAAGATGCAACGgaataaaaagggaaaaagcTGA